A genomic window from Populus alba chromosome 19, ASM523922v2, whole genome shotgun sequence includes:
- the LOC118038499 gene encoding transcription factor bHLH162-like — MVAKTGGTMMQSRSNISCTKTERKVVERNRRNQMKSLYSNLNSLLPNQNCKEAQPLPDQIDRAINYIKSLEEKLEKAREKKQSLTRSRKGSYTCTFDPISSAASKSPQLKIHEIGSALEIVLTSGLGNQFLFYEIISILHEEGVEVVSANFQALGDSFFHIVHAQMKGSADGFGAARVTERLNRFISGSTSEIELDSELWDFAVHHPKTNWEF, encoded by the exons ATGGTTGCAAAAACTGGAGGGACAATGATGCAGAGTAGGTCAAATATTTCTTGTACAAAAACAGAGAGGAAAGTCGTTGAGAGAAATAGGAGAAATCAAATGAAAAGCCTTTACTCCAATCTCAATTCTCTCCTCCCTAATCAAAACTGCAAG GAAGCACAACCCCTGCCTGATCAGATAGATCGAGcaataaactatataaagagTCTGGAGGAAAAGTTGGAGAAAGCCAGGGAGAAGAAACAAAGCTTAACAAGAAGCAGAAAAGGATCATATACATGCACTTTTGATCCTATATCAAGTGCTGCATCAAAATCACCTCAGCTAAAAATCCATGAGATTGGTTCAGCTCTAGAGATAGTTTTGACAAGTGGGCTAGGTAATCAGTTCttattttatgagattattagCATTCTTCATGAAGAAGGTGTAGAAGTTGTCAGTGCTAATTTTCAAGCTCTTGGAGATTCCTTTTTCCATATAGTCCATGCACAG ATGAAGGGATCTGCTGATGGTTTTGGAGCTGCAAGAGTAACTGAGAGACTGAACAGGTTTATTAGTGGATCCACAAGTGAAATAGAGCTGGATTCAGAGCTATGGGATTTTGCAGTTCATCATCCTAAGACTAATTGGGAATTCTAA